The Tripterygium wilfordii isolate XIE 37 chromosome 5, ASM1340144v1, whole genome shotgun sequence DNA segment AATGTTTCTCTTGTGGCATCTTTGGTTAACTACTTATGTGGTATCAAGCCTACTCCAATTTTTCATCAAGAGGTTGGATTCAATTCCTGCAGGTTGATTATTCATGCACTCCTGAAGAAGTGCAGCAGCATTTCCAATCGTGCGGCACTGTGAACAGAGTCACTATTCTCACAGACAAGTTTGGACAGCCAAAGGGTTTCGCCTATGTGGAATTTGTTGAAGTGGAAGCTGTTCAGGAGGCTCTTGTGTTGAATGAATCTGAACTACATGGCCGTCAGTTGAAGGTAATTTCCTTTGGAAAGATACAATGTTTTGTCTTTTATTGCCAAACGTGGGGCTTAAGATTTAAGAATATCACACAATTTATGATGGGTGTATTCCTAGTGGTATGGTGGTTCTCTTGAAATAATCTTATTCctaaattttatgttttttgttcaattgaCAAACATTTCAGGTTTCAGCAAAAAGAACAAACGTTCCTGGGATGAAGCAGTATCGCGCAAGGCGTTTTAATCCTTATGCTGGATATGGATTCAGGAGACCATATGTACCTCCATATTTATACTCCCCTTATGGATATGGGTATATTCCACCGGTCCTAGCTAGTCTGTTTCATTGTCGAACAATTAGATCAATTATTCTTGTTCTTATCTTGgctattttaatttatttttcattttcatttttcttttattttgcagCAAGGTTCCTAGGTTTCGAAGGCCAGCGAGATACATGCCTTATTACTAAAAAGTGTTTGCTTTGTAGCCAATGAAGTTAGCATCTTCCGAGAGCTCAAGActtttacatattttattttaagaagaaTTTGAGACACCTAATCTTGCATGCATGAAGATTGTCTTCATAATGATTTTACTATATGGCACAGTGGAAAGTAATTAGGCAATGTTGCCTATCAGCCCACGCTGCATTATCTCCTTTTTCTTATTCCATCATCTTGCGACATGAAGTTGTGTCCATGTTTAGGCAGTGATTATATTTCTTTTTGCGCGAACTGCCTTGATCTTAATTGCTGGAACCTGTTTTTGtatgaaaggggaaaaaaaagggttcGGAGGTATGATGTATGAGTAGGAGGTTTGCATGTGTTAATAGTTAATATTTGCTTCTGGTGATATAGAATTTCTGTACTATTTCTAACCGAGGATTCGTGGTAATGAATCCATCATTTATGCAATTTGACTATAGCTTTTCGATAAGGATTTTGTTGATGAAACTGTTTTGGGTGCTTGGGAGTGGAAGcagttttagcttttgaactCTCCGCAGTGCGGTGATATAGTAATGCACTGTTCAGTTAAAACACTTTTTCTTTGAATGCGGTGTGTTTAAACCAAAACTAAATGCACTGTTCAGTTAAAACACTTTTTCTCCGAACGCGGTGTGTTCAAACCAAAACTAAAAGCGGTGTATTGGACCGGTGTAAATACATAACCAGACGGATTTGGAATATAGATTTTGTTGACGAAACAGTTTTGGGTACTTGGAAGTGGAAGCAGTTTCAGCTTTCGAACTCTTTGGGCTGAACTCTTAGGGTGATATGGTAATGTATCGTTTTGTTAAACGCTCTTTTGTTTGAACTCTCCATGGTGCCCCGTTcgattaaacttttttttttttttcccttccgaACACAGTATGTTTAAAGCGGTGTATTTGACATGTGCAAATGGATAGCCAAACGGATTTGGAATAAATATGACGAGATTGAAGATTCGAACACATACCATAGTGGACTGGATTGGGAATAAATATGATGAGATTCAAACACATATCTTAGTGGGCTGGACTCTGCTGCCATGATCTGCTTTTGTCAAAACTTTGGGCTGAGGCCCGTTAGCTTTA contains these protein-coding regions:
- the LOC119998205 gene encoding polyadenylate-binding protein 2-like, with the translated sequence MEEEEHEVYGGEIPDMEGDMDPHSADVDMRAAEDDAVKAQELDEMKKRLKEMEEEAAALREMQVKVEKEMGAVQDPASAAANANKEEVDSRSVFVGNVDYSCTPEEVQQHFQSCGTVNRVTILTDKFGQPKGFAYVEFVEVEAVQEALVLNESELHGRQLKVSAKRTNVPGMKQYRARRFNPYAGYGFRRPYVPPYLYSPYGYGKVPRFRRPARYMPYY